In Cryptococcus neoformans var. grubii H99 chromosome 9, complete sequence, a genomic segment contains:
- a CDS encoding kinetochore protein Mis12/MTW1 — translation MVPRKPASDRPGKPPAASSSKITLDTIPAAHIPESLTPGYVYEPTERQPLTQEEQTRLIHELVGFNPKNLGADLTETARLEMYNAVTSIDNWTNTVAKDSKSRAELIHGLHALETLLETHVDKAFDMFTSWLLRNPFEFSPDLEVVLPWQKGLDFSRGEYVATQLGGQDGLQMKLDKLRTEVEQARLVSQRLEIAEKKLDRRIEALKQRQAQVGFVKEIIDSAGLNPLPTRAAQLQTTLTSLQSALTPLDIIPIPTSTGFPPSSGEHTKAWELGRTAYLNWALGKMLPPGERGGGVVGESGDAERLERIEQEIEEIGPRDGMEIITGSLRDNK, via the exons ATGGTCCCGAGGAAGCCAGCCTCCGACCGACCTGGTAAACCTCCAGCAGCTAGTTCCAGCAAGATTACGCTCGACACCATCCCGGCTGCGCATATCCCGGAAAGTCTCACGCCGGGATATGTGTACGAGCCAACAGAGCGACAGCCCTTAACTCAAGAGGAACAAACAAGGCTCATACATGAA CTTGTAGGCTTCAACCCCAAAAACCTCGGTGCAGATCTTACGGAGACTGCCCGTCTAGAAATGTATAATGCGGTGACTAGTATAGACAATTGGACAAACACGGTAGCGAAGGATTCTAAATCTAGAGCCGAGCTGATTCAT GGTCTGCATGCTTTAGAAACTCTGCTAGAGACACATGTGGATAAAGCCTTTGATATGTTCACGTCGTGGCTACTGCGAAATCCCTTTGAGTTTTCACCCGACTTAGAAGTAGTCTTA CCGTGGCAGAAGGGCTTAGATTTCTCCCGCGGAGAATACGTCGCGACACAACTTGGGGGTCAAGATGGGTTACAGATGAAGCTTGATAAGTTACGCACAGAGGTTGAACAA GCCCGATTGGTATCTCAACGTCTAGAAATTGctgagaagaagcttgatCGGCGGATAGAAGCACTGAAACAACGTCAAGCACAGGTGGGATTCGTGAAAGAAATTATTGATTCTGCTGGTC TCAATCCTCTACCAACACGTGCCGCCCAACTTCAAACAACACTTACATCCCTCCAGTCCGCTCTCACACCCCTCGAtatcatccccatcccgACTTCAACCGGCTTCCCACCGTCTTCTGGCGAACATACTAAAGCTTGGGAACTCGGACGAACGGCTTATCTTAATTGGGCGTTGGGAAAGATGCTTCCTCCGGGAGAACGAGGTGGGGGAGTGGTGGGCGAAAGTGGGGATGCGGAGAGGTTGGAAAGGATTGAGCAGGAGATAGAAGAGATTGGCCCTAgggatgggatggagatTATAACAGGGTCACTCAGGGATAATAAATGA
- a CDS encoding protein HIR1, which translates to MKVTKPNWVEHTVGEKKAKTAIYSISVHPDGTRLATGGLDHKVKIWSTLPILDMEAEKEEENPKLLCTMSSHTGSVLSVRWAHHGRFLATGSDDQVIMIWGLDPDGGGRLWGSDEVNVENWKALTRLVGHVADVVDLAWSRDDTMLASVGLDSTVWIWDGLTFERLRKLDLHQGFVKGVCWDPVGNYLATQSDDKTVKIWNTENWSLAETISKPFETSPQSTFFRRLSWSPDGAFIAASNAMNGPVFVAAVIDREGWASDISFVGHENTIQVAAFNPRLFFPEGEPKGRATASSMLALGANDFSISIWRNTLYKPLVVLKDIFGADLMDLCWSNDGYVLYGSSVDGSVCAIQFEPSEFTDLADFSATELVLREYDYKPKRAHQPLAVHSSAASITNGFGPSTTTSTHVNVLQPKKGKAKRRVDLSNGNVNPGPSASSSHQALRPPPPADPFSGPIQGFASPSTAQASTARMFEDAHRAFGPGNAGTSATSPRAGDKRKASGSYNGPTRGVRGRGMLVEHPVQQSEVQIIRAPMVAPSPSGTGLSKAYLPHPQVKSILRAQAIGNGNRGVYLEARNTSDPKGKNVFCYFADDEQRWIDYLPKAALAVTVTKQFCAAACEDGGLRVYSPAGRLILNMKLSGLVYDIHGEDKMLLIITMDCQVRVINVRNGKAFSPPSSIHHLLFPGSSSFRSFEITSCTVRPNGVPVIITSEPQAFAYDASLHEWTTIASPPIAGIQPLPGGPSGPLSVVDQVVAKSAPVTTAEKSNAPWLEESHVMSQFEMKIRATVLLDSKEEHRHWLLGYMKYLGDENFVERAEEVMRDLIGPVYHQLKPTGWEPKLLDVDKREIAVEALDVLSKTLQGKNVASVWYDVLDKIKADGASW; encoded by the exons ATGAAGGTTACCAAGCCCAACTGGGTGGAACATACCG tgggggagaagaaagccaAAACAGCCATCTACAGCATTTCGGTACATCCAGATGGTACTCGATTAGCCACAGGTGGCCTGG ACCATAAAGTTAAGATCTGGTCGACGCTGCCTATTCTCGACATGGAagcagagaaggaagaagaaaatcCTAAGCTGCTATGCACAATGTCTTCCCATACCG GATCTGTGTTGTCCGTGCGGTGGGCACATCACGGAAGGTTTCTTGCGACAGGATCGGATGACCAGGTCATTATGATATGGGGTCTTGATCC TGATGGAGGTGGTCGACTTTGGGGTTCTGACGAAGTTAATGTCGAAAACTGGAAGGCTTTAACGCGATTGGTTGGGCATGTAGCAG ATGTTGTGGATTTGGCTTGGTCAAGGGACGATACCATGTTGGCATCCGTCGGCCTTGACAGTACCGTCTGGATTTGGGATGGCTTGACATTTG AACGATTGAGAAAACTCGATTTACATCAGGGATTTGTTAAGGGAGTTTGTTGGGATCCTGTCGGGAATTACCTTGCTACCCAG TCCGACGATAAGACAGTGAAGATCTGGAACACTGAGAATTGGTCACTAGCCGAAACCATTTCCAAACCATTTGAGACATCACCGCAAAGCACATTCTTCCGAAGATTGAGCTGGTCGCCTGATGGTGCTTTCATCGCAGCGTCCAATGCTATGAATGGACCAGTGTTTGTTGCTGCGGTGATTGATCGAGAGGGTTGGGCGTCAGATATTTCCTTTGTTGGACACGAAAATACAATCCAAGTGGCT GCTTTCAACCctcgcctcttctttcccgaAGGTGAACCTAAAGGAAGAGCGACGGCTTCCAGCATGCTTGCGCTTGGGGCGAACGATTTTAGCATTTCCATCTGGAGAAATACACTTTACAAGCCCTTGGTGGTATTGAAAGACATTTTCGGAGCCGACTTGATGGACCTCTGCTG GTCAAACGACGGATATGTCTTGTACGGTTCCTCCGTTGATGGCTCAGTGTGTGCCATCCAGTTTGAACCCTCAGAGTTCACCGACCTTGCCGACTTCTCTGCGACCGAACTCGTTCTTCGAGAATACGACTACAAACCCAAACGGGCTCACCAGCCCCTTGCGGTTCACTCGTCCGCTGCCTCTATCACCAACGGCTTTGGTCCCTCTACCACTACCTCCACCCATGTCAACGTCCTACAACCTAAAAAGGGCAAAGCCAAACGCCGTGTGGATCTCTCTAATGGTAACGTTAACCCTGGCCCTAGTGCAAGTTCAAGTCACCAAGCTCTTCGacccccaccaccagcTGATCCGTTCAGTGGACCTATACAAGGTTTTGCCAGTCCCTCGACGGCCCAAGCGTCAACAGCGAGGATGTTCGAAGATGCGCACCGAGCCTTCGGACCTGGTAATGCAGGTACATCAGCTACTTCACCTAGAGCCGGGgacaagaggaaggcgagcGGATCATATAACGGTCCTACGAGAGGTGTACGTGGGAGGGGCATGCTTGTAGAACACCCGGTTCAGCAATCTGAAGTCCAAATCATCCGAGCACCTATGGTGgcaccttctccttccggTACCGGACTATCAAAAGCCTATCTCCCCCACCCTCAAGTAAAATCAATTTTACGGGCCCAAGCTATCGGGAATGGAAATCGTGGCGTCTATCTGGAAGCCCGCAATACTTCAGATcccaaaggaaaaaatgTGTTTTGCTACTTTGCAGACGATGAACAGAGATGGATAGATTATTTGCCGAAAGCGGCTTTGGCGGTCACTGTTACGAAACAGTTTTGTGCGGCGGCTTGCGAGGATGGTGGTCTGCGGGTGTATTCCCCTGCAGGACGATT GATACTAAACATGAAATTATCGGGCTTGGTGTATGACATACATGGGGAAGACAAGATGCTGTTAATCATAACTATGGATTGTCAAGTGCGCGTCAT AAACGTCCGCAACGGCAAAGCATTTTCGCCACCGTCGAgcatccaccatcttcttttcccgggatcatcttcattccGTTCTTTTGAGATCACCTCATGCACCGTCCGACCTAATGGTGTTCctgtcatcatcacctccGAACCTCAAGCCTTTGCTTACGACGCATCTTTGCATGAATGGACCACTATCGCCTCCCCTCCTATTGCTGGAATCCAGCCTTTGCCGGGTGGCCCTTCAGGTCCTCTCTCTGTTGTTGATCAGGTTGTCGCCAAGTCAGCACCAGTGACAACGGCTGAAAAGAGTAATGCACCTTGGTTAGAAGAATCGCATGTCATGTCACAGTTTGAAATGAAAATTCGAGCGACGGTGCTGTTGGAttcaaaagaagaacatAGACATTGGTTACTGGGGTATATGAAGTATTTGGGAGATGAAAACTTTGTGGAACGGGCGGAAGAGGTGATGAGGGATCTCATTGGTCCTGTATACCA TCAATTGAAGCCCACCGGATGGGAACCCAAGCTCTTGGATGTTGATAAGCGTGAAATAGCGGTGGAAGCGTTGGATGTGCTCTCAAAGACACTACAGGGCAAAAATGTAGCATCGGTATGGTACGATGTGCTAGATAAGATCAAGGCAGACGGGGCATCCTGGTAG
- a CDS encoding homoserine kinase — translation MPARKYKIHVPCTSANIGPGFDVCGIALSLSLSLVVTIPSVSSGAEPLPKIIYTGLDSDNVPLSPYKNLLTRVALYVLRANGITTFPPGVTIEARNEIPFGRGLGSSGAAVIAGVLLGDLLGNLSLPKSRLLDFALMVERHPDNVTAALMGGFVGSYLRELSPEDMSAASIPLAEVLPEYPPDAGPDWGKSPPQPPHGIGHFVRFGWAKEIKAIAVSPRFELATAKARGVLPESYSRKDMIFNLQRLAVLTTALARSPPDPDLIYDAMGDRVHQPYRMTLIPGLPKILSTLTPTSHPGLLGICLSGAGPTILALATHNFEAIANEIERIFGDEQVLVDHKVLNIDEKGSWVEDITEA, via the exons ACAAGATTCACGTTCCGTGTACCTCCGCAAACATTGGCCCCGGGTTCGACGTCTGCGGTATcgctctttccctctctctttccctcgtTGTCACCATCCCTTCGGTTTCATCTGGTGCCGAGCCTTTGCCCAAGATCATCTACACCGGTCTCGACTCCGATAACgttcctctctctccctaTAAAAACCTTCTGACTAGAGTAGCCCTCTATGTCCTCCGAGCAAACGGTATCACCACTTTTCCTCCTGGTGTGACCATTGAGGCTCGCAACGAAATCCCTTTCGGACGTGGTCTTGGTTCCTCAGGAGCCGCCGTCATTGCCGGTGTTCTTCTCGGTGACTTGCTTGGTAACCTCAGCCTCCCCAAATCTCGTTTGCTTGATTTTGCTCTCATGGTTGAGCGCCATCCGGACAATGTTACTGCTGCGCTTATGGGTGGTTTCGTCGGCTCTTACCTTCGTGAGCTTTCTCCTGAAGACATGTCCGCTGCCAGCATCCCTCTCGCAGAGGTGCTCCCAGAGTATCCCCCTGATGCCGGACCCGACTGGGGTAAGAGCCCTCCTCAGCCCCCACACGGTATTGGGCATTTTGTGAGGTTCGGATGGGCGAAGGAGATCAAGGCGATCGCCGTGTCTCCTAGGTTTGAGTTGGCTACTGCCAAGGCTAGGGGTGTATTGCCAGAAAGCTACTCTAGGAAGGACATG ATCTTCAACCTTCAAAGATTAGCCGTGCTTACCACCGCTTTGGCTCGATCTCCGCCTGACCCTGACCTCATCTACGATGCCATGGGTGACCGTGTCCATCAGCCTTACCGAATGACCCTC ATCCCAGGTCTTCCCAAAATTCTTTCTACGCTTACTCCCACTTCCCATCCCGGTCTCCTAGGTATCTGTCTTTCGGGAGCTGGTCCCACCATTCTCGCCCTTGCCACGCACAACTTCGAGGCTATCGCCAACGAGATTGAGAGAATATTCGGAGATGAGCAGGTTTTGGTCGACCACAAGGTTCTGAATATTGATGAGAAGGGAAGCTGGGTTGAGGATATCACAGAAGCTTAG
- a CDS encoding ariadne-1: MSSDGENEDLAYEDDYDDAFDADDAMDDSTSEPDDFDVLSPTIETAPSKKPYDVNYTVYDLKEIIGMQKKMIDEVAALLVIPASTAAALLRHFNWNTEKLQEVFWTEPDATLLAAGLSPPSSPSTSTQPLPGSQSGSFECPICFTDYEGKFAQQDTFAMGCGHRFCKTCWGEYLTGKIKEEGESGRIQCMESGCKRVVKGEMVKELAGDKTSDRYYNLLNAAFVSDSPNLRWCPHPDCPYIIGCTQAPQRMLNQLVPTVECKCGKDLCFGCGYAASHRPVICKIVRLWEKKCADDSETANWLQANTKECTKCQSTIEKNGGCNHMTCKKCKWEFCWVCMGPWSEHGTNWYQCNRFDEKSGIDARDVQAKSRASLERYLHYFNRWANHEHSAKLDTEFYAKTEKKMEQMQDAGNLSWIEVQFAKQAVDAVIRARITLKWTYCMAFYLKRNNQTELFEDNQRDLERAVENLSYLLEQNIGEPESIAKLRHDVTNQAAYVQKRHEIMMDDTLRGHLEHRWEFTVDV, from the exons ATGTCGTCtgatggagagaatgaagacCTCGCTTACGAAGATGATTATGATGATGCCTTTGACGCCGATGATGCTATGGACG ATTCCACATCTGAGCCGGATGACTTTGATGTGTTGTCTCCTACTATAGAAA CTGCACCTTCCAAGAAGCCTTATGATGTCAACTACACAGTCTACGACTTGAAAGAAATCATCGGCATGCAGAAAAAGATGATCGACGAAGTTGCCGCTCTTCTCGTCATTCCGGCCTCTACGGCTGCCGCTCTTCTACGGCACTTCAATTGGAATACTGAAAAGCTCCAAGAAGTATTCTGGACAGAACCGGATGCTACACTCCTCGCTGCCGGTCTCTCTCCACCTTCGtccccctccacctcaacCCAACCTCTTCCCGGATCCCAGTCTGGATCATTCGAATGCCCCATCTGCTTTACCGATTATGAAGGCAAATTCGCCCAGCAAGACACCTTTGCTATGGGTTGTGGACATCGGTTCTGTAAGACGTGTTGGGGCGAGTACTTGACTGGGAAAATtaaggaggaaggtgagagTGGGAGGATACAATGCATGGAGAGCGGGTGTAAGCGGGTTGTCAAGGGTGAAATGGTCAAGGAGCTTGCTGGGGACAAAACATCGGATCGTTATTATAACCTATTGAATGCGGCATTCGTCTCGGATTCTCCAAACCTTAGATGGTGTCCGCACCCGGATTGTCCGTATATCATTGGCTGTACTCAAGCGCCCCAACGGATGTTGAATCAGTTGGTACCGACTGTGGAGTGCAAGTGCGGGAAAGATCTGTGTTTCGGGTGTGGATACGCCGCGAGCCATCGCCCTGTTATTTGCAAAATTGTCAGACTCTGGGAAAAGAAATGTGCAGATGACAGTGAAACTGCCAACTGGCTACAAGCAAACACTAAAGAGTGCACTAAATGTCAATCCACTATCGAAAAGAATGGTGGCTGCAA CCACATGACTTGTAAAAAGTGCAAGTGGGAGTTCTGTTGGGTTTGCATGGGTCCCTGGTCAGAGCACGGCACAAATTGGTACCAATGTAACAGATTTGACGAGAAGAGTGGTATAGACGCTCGAGACGTGCAAGCCAAGTCTCGTGCAAGCTTGGAACGGTATCTTCAT TACTTTAACCGATGGGCAAATCATGAGCACTCTGCCAAACTTGACACCGAATTTTATGCcaagacggagaagaaaatggaaCAAATGCAGGATGCAGGCAACCTCTCCTGGATCGAAGTGCAGTTTGCGAAACAAGCAGTAGACGCCGTCATCCGGGCGCGAATCACTCTTAAGTGGACTTACTGCATGGCTTTCTA TTTAAAAAGGAACAATCAAACGGAATTGTTTGAGGATAATCAACGAGATCTCGAGCGGGCGGTGGAGAATCTGAGTTATCTATTAGAGCAGAACATTGGGGAACCGGAATCGATCGCCAAGCTCAGGCATGACGTGACAAACCAGGCGGCATACGTGCAAAAGCGTCATGAGATTATGATGGATGATACGTTAAGAGGACATCTCGAG CATCGTTGGGAGTTTACTGTGGACGTTTAA
- a CDS encoding AGC/PKA protein kinase, giving the protein MDPPHASSIPSSSSSMPTPGSASTSANKPKKFKLDPMSMLLPHERPGYRGSPAACRSMPPIHNQFQLQPQPGSPAYFAMLQSQQVQQDSATQRIGIPTRTAASMGEQGGKRGESSGSQIPTQAPVGSQHPAQGVPLSPPASMSSTPQSGSWEDSASQWSSMEGVVDGKPASGQRSQPSRHYAPRMTQGNMRLEDWEIVETLGTGTFGRVLLVRQRPSYRPTPYHPIFPHLYRSRHPLSPSPSTTQKSDDHLPHFAMKVLRKSEIVRLKQVEHINSERIILERVRHPFIVELHATYQDQINVYMLLFYIPGGELFSHLRRAGRFSADVTRFYLASIVLAIEYLHSRNIIYRDLKPENLLLDRHGYLRIADFGFAKVVQDRTFTLCGTPEYLAPEIVLSQGHGKAVDWWALGILGFEMLAGYPPFFDDHPLGIYEKILRGDIAFPSHIDPFAKDLIRGLLTADRSKRLGNLRGGAKDVMGHPWFAGVDWRSLERKEIGAPIVPRVASMGDSQNFQRYPPPRPQDLPGVFGQTYNTSSDPCGELFTDFSFPRGESERGSASGSAEVLGRQ; this is encoded by the exons atGGATCCACCCCACGCATCCTCCAttccctcctcatcctcctcaatgCCTACCCCAGGCAGCGCCTCGACGTCCGCTAATAAACCCAAAAAGTTCAAGCTTGATCCGATGTCAATGCTTTTACCCCATGAACGTCCAGGCTACCGTGGTTCTCCTGCCGCTTGTCGGAGTATGCCTCCCATACATAATCAATTCCAACTACAACCACAACCCGGTTCACCGGCGTATTTTGCAATGTTGCAGAGCCAGCAAGTACAGCAAGATTCTGCGACACAAAGGATCGGGATACCGACGCGGACAGCGGCTAGTATGGGTGAACAGGGTGGGAAGCGCGGAGAAAGCAGTGGCAGTCAGATTCCAA CCCAAGCTCCAGTTGGTTCACAACACCCAGCACAAGGTGTACCATTATCGCCTCCGGCGTCAATGTCATCAACTCCACAGTCCGGGTCTTGGGAGGATTCCGCCTCTCAGTGGAGCTCAATGGAGGGTGTTGTCGACGGCAAGCCTGCATCCGGACAACGGTCCCAGCCTAGCCGGCATTACGCCCCGCGGATGACTCAGGGCAACATGAGGTTGGAAGATTGGGAAATCGTCGAGACGCTGGGTACTGGGACCTTTGGACGAGTTTTACTTGTTCGACAACGACCTTCTTATCGACCGACGCCATATCACCCCATTTTCCCCCATCTCTACCGATctcgtcatcctctctcGCCATCACCTTCCACAACGCAAAAATCCGATGATCATCTCCCTCATTTCGCTATGAAAGTCCTTCGCAAGTCAGAAATTGTGAGGTTGAAGCAAGTGGAACACATCAACTCTGAGCGGATTATTCTTGAACGTGTACGACATCCATTTATCGTCGAACTGCATGCCACCTACCAGGACCAGATCAATGTCTATATGCTCTTATTTTACATTCCAGGTGGCGAACTTTTTTCGCATCTTCGACGGGCAGGACGGTTTTCCGCCGATGTCACCAGGTTCTATCTCGCGTCTATCGTCCTTGCCATTGAATACCTCCATTCGCGAAACATTATCTACCGTGATCTCAAACCCGAaaacctccttctcgatcGTCATGGCTACCTTCGTATCGCGGATTTTGGCTTTGCCAAAGTGGTGCAAGACCGTACATTCACTTTATGTGGTACACCGGAATATCTCGCTCCAGAGATCGTTCTCTCACAAGGCCACGGCAAAGCTGTCGACTGGTGGGCGCTTGGTATCCTCGGATTCGAAATGCTTGCTGGCTatccccctttttttgaTGACCATCCTCTCGGTATCTACGAAAAGATTCTTCGCGGAGATATCGCGTTCCCTTCACATATCGATCCTTTCGCCAAAGATCTCATTAGGGGGCTTTTGACAGCGGATCGAAGTAAGAGGTTGGGGAACTTGAGAGGTGGCGCGAAGGATGTAATGGGACATCCCTGGTTTGCGGGTGTAGATTGGAGAAGCctagagaggaaggaaattgGAGCTCCGATCGTCCCTCGGGTGGCTAGCATGG GCGATTCGCAGAATTTCCAGCGGTATCCACCTCCCCGACCGCAAGACCTTCCGGGTGTATTCGGCCAAACATACAACACATCGAGCGATCCATGTGGCGAACTATTTACAGACTTCAGTTTCCCTAGAGGAGAGAGCGAGAGGGGATCTGCGAGCGGGTCCGCTGAGGTTTTGGGTCGGCAGTAG